The sequence AAGCCACTCTTTACTGGAATCCCATCCCCGAAGCGAAGCGGAGGGGCGAGCGAAGCGAGGCCTTTAGGCATGGGAGGATGTCAATTTCTTTCCTTTTTGGAGAAGATTGTCAATTGCTCCCCTAAACAAATTTCCTTTCTTGTCTGTCCATTGAATGCCTTTGAAATTGCTTCTCCAAACTTTCAAAAGTTCTGCGTCATTGAAAAGTGTTACATCTCCATTGAGTTGCTGCAATTCAGGAGGCAGTTGTCCTTTTTCCATGAAGAAATCAAAATGCTTTTTGAGAATGCCATCCATACCAGAAGGTAATGAAGGAAATATTGTACTTGGTCGTTTGATGCCTTTGTTAAATGCAAGCCAGAAGCATTTAGGGCATTCTTTAAGCAAAGATAAGCTGGTTGGGGAGAATTTGTAGGTTGTCATTTTAAGTAGTTATTAAAGAGGGTTTATATGTTTAGAGATTTTATGCAAGTTTTGTAATATCAATATTTGCTTCTTCAATCTTCTTTCTTGCTGAAGCTGCGGCATAAGTCGCTTCTTTGAGTTTTTTCCCAATTACTTTTTGAATTTCTTGAGAGGGCAAAATTATTTTGATTTTTTTAAGGTCTGATGAACGAATGCTTTGTAAAATAGACCCACTTGAAATTCTCTCTAATTGCATTTGCCCATATTCAGAGTTCAAAAATGAAACTATATAATAAGGGTCAATGCCTTTCTTTATTTTTATATTTATTAGAAATCCAGAAGCTACCCCTCCAATTAAATCAGGAGGTATATTAGCAGCAATACCAGCATTTCCTGCTCGAGTCATTACGATATTGTTTTCCTCCACAGTGTTTTTTATAACATCTTTATTTGTTATAAGAGATTTTTTTATATATTTTAAATTCTCAAAATTGATACCCTCCTTTGTAATACTCTTTACCAGAATATATGGAATACCTTGTTTTTTCTCAACATATATTGAAGAATCTTCTATGTTTGCACCATTGTGTACAGATAAAATAATATCTCCAAAATCTACAACAGGATGTTTAGATTTCTCAACTCTTTCTAGATTGTCAATATACTTTTTAAGGTATCTTTTTGCCACAAAGCTGCTTTCCAAAAATGAATGATTAATGAAAAAGTTATTTTCATTTGACTTCTTATTATTAAAAAAGTCGGCAACATTATGTATGTCATCTTCTGCAACTGACTTTCCTTTTTTATTGTGTCCACAGTATTCATTTATTGAAATGAAAAGATTTTGTTTTTCGTTTGTTTTCCCTTTTTGAATAAACAAGACACTTGTATTTATACTAATATTAGGGCTAAAGGTTTCAAATGGAAGTTCTACAATTGCAAACAAATTTCCCTTATCTAATAGATATTGCCGCAAATACTCTTCTTGTTGATTACCTAAAATCCCACTTGGAAGCACCATTGCCATTTTTCCACCATCTTTTAATAAAGCTAAAGCCCTCTCAATAAAAAGTACTTGTGGCTCTTCTTGTTCCTTTAAACTATTAGTCTTTGACCAGCGACCACTACTATCATCAAATTTCCATTTATAACCTACTTCAAATTGTTTCATTTTTTCTTCTCCAACAACAGGAATCTTACTGCCAAATGGAGGATTAGTTAATAATATATCAAAAGTTCCTAATTGGATTTTCATTTGTGATTCAGGCTTCCAATTTCTTGGATTTTCCAAACTATCCTCACAAAATATACCTGTCGAGCCATCTCCAATTAAATTCATGTAAGCTTTTGCAACTTTGCTTAAAAAATAATCTTTATCAATCCCTCTGAAATTTGACGTGGCTATTTCTATTTTTCTCTTTTCTATTTGCGTTTCTCTCCAACCGAGTTTTTTATATTTTATTTCTGCTTTATTCCAAACATATTTTAAAGCATCTATTAAAAATCCACCACTACCACAAGCAGGGTCTATTATTCTATCTGTTTCCGATGGCTGAAGAATATCAACTATCATTTTAACAACATTTCTAGGAGTAAAGAATTGTCCTTGCCCACCCTTTAAGGCATGACCAATAAAAGTTTCAAAAGCATCAGCGATAACATCTCTTTCGCTATTCATTAAAGAATAGTTTTGTAATTCACCTACCACGTAAATTATTGAATTTCTGTCTAAACTAATTTTATCATCTTCATCAATTACTTCAGGCATGTTAATTTTAACTTCTTTGAAAATGATAATTATTCTTTTTTCAATGATTTCTGGACTTTCATCTATCCCCGCACGAAATCTTACAATTTCGTTTGGGGCAGTAAATTTTTCATCGTAAATTTTACAAAAGATTAAATTGATAAGTTGTTGTGCCAAAACCTCATCTCTAGTTGCTCCAATTGTATTTGCGGCAAGATGATTTCTAATTGATTTAAATATTGCTTTTAAGTTATGTGTTGGTTTTAAATCTCGTTGTTTAAATTTCCCAATATCCTCTATACGTTGTCCTGAAATTGGAATATTTGGGATTTCTTCAAATATTACTTTTCCATCTTTTTCAAACTTTCTTAAGAATAATCTTTCTTCTCCATTAAACCAGACACCTAAACTTGCCTTAGATAAACGCAAATAATCTTCTAATTGTCCTCTTCCATCCTTCCTATTTTTCTTTTTACATTCAATGATAATATAAGCATCATCGTCATTTTTGTTTTTATTCTTAAATACAACAATATCTACAGGGTATTCTTTTTTTGTATCAGATGGACGGGATTTAACTCTAAACTGCGGTCTAGTTTGAATTTGCTCTTTTTTATATCCATAATCTTCAATAAGTTGCTTTGAGAAAACTTGAACTGCTTCAATTTCTTCAGGAGTTGCTTTAACCTCCAATCCTGAAATATAATCAATTATGTTTCCTTCTTTTAGTAGATTACTCATTTCCTTTCCTCTAATTTGTTTAAATATATATATCTCACAGACACTTGTCCAGTGCTCTGTGTGTATCGTCGGTGTCTAGTGTGTGTCGAGTGGATAATCCCGACACCAATCTTAATTATTCACTTTCCACTAATCACTTTAAGTATATTCTTGTAATTAAGCTTCCATTTAATACTTTTTCCTCTTTTTGTTATCTTCCTCTTTTTTTTTGCCATTTTATTCACCTTCTAATATAACACCTTTGTCATGCAGGTTTTTTAGATACTTTTTTACAGTCACATAACTAAGTCCTGTTTTCGCACTTATTTCATGCGCAGTCATATAACCGCCTTCTTTGTGCAACATGCGAATAATTTCTCTCTCTTTACTATTAAGAAGAGGTTTTTTCTTTTCCACCATCTTTTTTCAAAAGCACGGTCTCAAGTGCCTTCTCTATTTCACCTCTTTGGTTTGTCTTTAAATTTAGAGTAAATTTCATTTCAAAAAGTTCTGGTTTCATCTCGAGCTTATCCGCAATCCGTTTTGGGATTTTTACAGAGTATTGTTTTTGTTTTTTGTCATAAACCACTTTTGCAGTTTCTGAAATAATAGATTCTCCGGAAATAATCTCATAAACTTCTTCATAAAATTCTTTTTCAGTCATATAAGTCTACCTAACTACATTTTTATAATAATTAGAAGACTAGTTATTTATATATTTTTCCATTACATACCATAAAATAGACTAATTTTTAGTAAAAATATATAAATAGGAGAAGATTATTTAATATTATAATAATTAGACTAAGTATTAGTGAGGGAAAAATGAAAATCCAAAATGATATTTCAAACGAAGAAAGTTATTACGCAGACTTTGCAGTCCGCATGCTCAAGCGATACAAACCACGAGTTCCATTGAAACAAGAATTTCTCTCAAAATATATTCCAAAAACAGACCTGCTTTTGCTGGAATACAAAAAACCTGTTTATTCGCAACAGTGGCATGAGTATAATTTGGCGCAAACCAAAGAGAAGCTAACAGTCATGGCGCTGTTAGACGAGCTTCTCTTTTTCTTTCCTTTGTTGAAACAACCAATGATAAAGAAGCGTGGAAGACCTGCATTTTCTATTCGAGATGGGCTTTACTGCATAATCATGAAGCTCTATGAATGCAGGTCTTCAAGAAGAGTACAAAGTGATATTCAGCTTTGCAAAAAAGCAGGATACATAGAGAGCGTACCGCACTTCAATACGCTCCTCAACCTTCTGAAAGACCAGCAAATAACGCCAATTCTGAAAGAACTCATAACGCTCTCCGCATTGCCTCTAAAAATTGTAGAAAGTCAATTTGCAGCAGATTCAACTGGTTTCAGCACCAGTTGCTTTGAGCGTTGGTATGACATTAGAATTGCTTCTGATTCCATGAAACGCAAGTTCATGAAATGCCATGCTATGATTGGAACAACGACAAAGATCATTACTTCCATTGAAATTACAGAAGGGCATTATGGAGATAGTCCTGAATTTAGCAAACTTGTAGATAAAACTTCCAAGCATTTTGATGTCTGGGAAGTTTCAGCAGACAAGGCATATTCCAGTAGGGAGAATCTTTCAATCGTTGATAGGATAGGAGCAGTGCCATTCATCCCATTTAAAAGTAATGCAAACCCAAAGAAGAAAAGCGTACAAATATGGAGAACAATGTATGAGATGTTTCAAACAGATTATGGACGCTTTTATCAGTCATATCACCGTAGATCGAATGTGGAAACGTCTTTTGGCATGATAAAAAAGAAGTTTGGCTTTCATCTGCTTTCCAGAACCAAAGAAGCACAAATCAATGAAATTCTCTGTAAATGCCTCTGTCACAACCTTGCAGTTCTTGTTCATGAATCATTCGAACTCGGCATTGAAATTGACTTCAATAAATGTGCAAACGACTATATTGCACAAGAAGTCACTGATTAATTGTGCAAAGCTGGAAGAATTCATCTTTACTACTTTTAAGTGATAATTTATGGAAAAATATATAAATGAGGAGGAAAATAAGGATGCTATGACCACCTCACCACAATATCACGACGACCTTATCGCAATATACACTGCGTTTAGAGACCAAGTACATAACGCAAGAGCAGTTCTTCATCCTTCTTGCGCGAATGACGCAAGTCCTTCTAAAGTCTTTGATGCAGTGACGTATGTCGATATAGACACAGCAGCGATGGATATTTTTAGACAACATGGATTAGACGCGCATGGACAAGATATACGAGAGTACAAACCAGCAAAAGAACACGATCTGTTGATTCTTCTTAATCCCTGTATCGCAACAGAGTGGGCTTCGCGGCACATCAGAAATGGCGGTTATATTTTAGCAAATAATTATCATGGAAATGCGTCACACATGTACAATGATCCAAATAAATTTGAACTTGTTGGAGTAATCGATTTTGTTGAAAGCGATAGAAGAAAAGGCGACAATCGCGTTGTCTTCTCACGAAACCTCGAAGGATTATTTCAGCCCGTAAGAGATTTCGAAGAGTTGCGTGAAGTAAGACCTGAAACATACGAATTTATTCGAACATCATTTGACCCCTTGTTCAAAATGTATCGCGGTAGTAGAAGTGGAGAAACTGCAGAAGAAAGATACAGGATAGTAAAAGGAATGATGGGAGAGTCTGAAGAATTACCTGCAAAGAGAGTTGCGGATAGATATATTTTTGTGAAGAAATAATTCTCAGCTAAAACTTCCCAAAAATAAATACAAATAGTAAAACAATAAGACACGCAATAAGCACGCCTAAGAGTATCTTCTTCCAGGGTGTTCGAGGATCAACACCAACGTTTACAAAAGCTATCCCTTCAGCAGCTGAACCAACAATCTCTCCAATTATTTCTTCAGGCATAAATAAAGAGTTCTTTCTCCACTATTTAAATTTCACGCACGGCTACTCTATGTGTAACAATTTGCACACCCCAAAACCACAACATTTATTAATATGTTAATATCACCATAATATTAAGGTCATATTACCATGAGAAGCAAAGAAACAGAGATTATACGTTATCTCCTTAAAAATAAGGAAGGTTGCACGATAAACAAGATAGCGCAAGACATCAAAAAGGATTATAAAACCACGCACAACATAGTAAAAAGACTTGAGACAGAGAAAATTATCTCCATAGAAACATTCGGAAAAGCGTCAAAGGTAACTATCAACAACATTGTCCACCCTCTTATATATCAGGCAGAATGGGAACGGCAGCAGGAAATGCTCAAGAACAAAAATATAAAAACCATTCTCGCGTACTATAAACGAAGCATAATCCCATTTTATATTCTTCTTCTTTTCGGATCTCATGCAAAGGAAACACAGACAAAACACTCAGATATTGATCTTTTTTTTATAATTCCAGAAGAAAAAATGGAGAAAGATATCCTGAGAACAACGTCTTTAATCCCTCTAAAAATTCACGCAAACATTTTCACTGAAAAACAATTTAAAGAAATGAAGAACAGCAGGGAACAAACAGTGGGAAGCGAGGTTATAAAAAAGAATATTATCCTCTATGGTATTGAAGCGTATTATGAGCTGATGCAATGATAACTCAAGAGCGAAAGAAGCAAGCAAAGAATAATTTTGACAGATACTTAGAAGAAGGTATTATCAAAAAAGAAAAGAACCTAATTGCAAAAGAAATGTACATGAAAAACGCAGAACTTTCTCTCCAAGTAGCAGGAGAACTCGCACAAAGTTCATTAAGACCGCATCTCTGGACTATTGTCGCTTCTTATTATGCGATGTTTTACATGGCAAATGCAGCGCTTCTTCATTTTGGTTACAAAACACAAGATAAAATAGTTCATAAAGTCACAGCAGATGCGCTTATTGTTCTTGTTTTAGATAAACTGAAGAAAGAATTACTGGAAGAATACGAAAAAGCGCAAGAAGAAGCGTTGGAAATTGCATCTGTGAAGGCAGAAGAGGTTGTGCAAGGGTATGAATTGGAACTTCAGAAGCGATCACAATTTCAATATAACATGCTTGAGCAAACAAAAGAGACCAAAGCACAAACGTCGCTCAAAAGGGCGCGAGAATTTGTCTTTGAAATAAAAAAATTGATCTCATAAGTATTTCTTCTTGTTCTTTCCGCAACTCTTATATATACCAAAATCTAAAAGAAGCGAATGAAGCCAAATCCACGCATAGGTGCATTGAAGGGATGGGTTCAAGAACAGCACCTGAGCGATGAAGCAATTAAGAAATACACCAAAGAATTCCAGAAAAATAAACCCATTCAGCACATTCTCATAAAGAATTTTCTCCAGCCAAGACAAATAGAATATCTTATCAAAGCATTGGAGAAACAGGAATTTGAAACAAAAGACAGTGATCTTTTCTATGTGCAGCAGACAAAAGACCTGAGAAACAGCACGTCGTTTGTCTTCAGCAGCTTCTATACGATGCTCAATTCAAATTATCTGCAAAAAATGTTGCAGGAAATTACAGGCATTCCAAAGCTCAAGAACACTGTTGATCTTGCGGCGTTAAATTTTCCGCAGCATGGATATCTTCTTCCGCACGACGACTACCTTGATCATCGAAAAATAGCGTATATCCTGTATCTCAGCCCAACGCTCACGCCAAAAGATGGTGGCGCGTTAGAATTTTTCGCAGTAGACGAAGAAAATGTCCCAAAGAAAATAGTCAAATCCTACCCCCCGCAACAAAACAGTCTCATGCTGTTCAAAGTCACAAGACAGTCATTCCACCAGGTGAATGAACTTCTTGCGGACAAAAAACGCCTCACATTAGGAGGATGGTTCCATGGCTGATATTCAGCTTCTCAAACATTGGGTGAATCCGCAGTATCTCACGACAGAAACAATTAAACAAGTAGAGCAGACATTTCAGAGCGCGGCGATTCCATCAGTGCAGCTCGGAAGTTTTCTTCTTCCTGAAAAAGCAGCAGCAGTAAGAAAAGCGATTGAAAAAATAAAATTCACCCATGAGTACATTCCGCACATGCATTCATATCATACAGCGGCAGCGGAAAAACCGCTTGCGGAGTTCTATGCGTTTCTCAATTCTTCTGGCTTCAAAACACTTCTAGGCACAATGCTGAAGAAAGAAATCAAAACAGTGCGTCCACAGTTGTTAGTGTACGAACACAAAGATTACACATTGTTGCATGACACCATTGAGCAGCGTGCGGCGACAGTGCTTTTTTTTGATTTTACGAAAGACTGGAATGATAATGCAGGCGGCAAAACAGTGTTTGTGAGTCCAAAATCAGATCCGCTTATTTTTCCAAGAATGTTTAACGCGATTTGCGTTGCGGCATTGCTCCCTGATGTCCATTATTTCTTGAAGTATGTCAATGGGGTAGCGGGAAAGAATAAAGTGTATTTGATCCGCGTTGAGTGCGATTAAGCAAAAGTTTTTCGGATGATCCGAAAAAAACCATTGATTTCTGAGTTTTACCGAAACTAATTCGCCAAAAGCGAAAATCCTTCGGAACATCCGTAAGATTTTCGGAAAACTCGTCGATAAACCTATTAATAAGTTTGTTCTAAGAAAAGAGCATGCCGGAAAAGCCTATTGGTAGGGCAACGACCTGATGAAGTCCGCGTACGGACTTCAGTGAGTCGTAACGTGTCGCAACGTCTGTGGGTTCGATTCCCACTTCCGGCGTTTATTATCTCTATGAAGAATATAAAGTTTTCCCAACATTGTAGCTAAGTATTACCAGATTGCTTTCTATTCGCCCCGCAGTCCTTTTGAATCCCTATATCTTTTTTAAGAATTTTTGAGTTCAAATAAATTTTAAGAAACGAGAATTCTGAGAGATATACTCAAATCCCAAACGCTTCCTGGAAGTCTTTCATTTTCTTGATGTTCTGCATGAATTCCAGCCCTTTATCAGTAATAATGAGATATTTGTAATGATTAATTTCCATTTCTTTGACCATGTTCTTGTCTACCAATTCTTCTAAATAACTGTTCAATAAATTGTGAGAAAGATTTGCTTTGTACATGAGATGCGTTGGCTTTATTTTTCCGCCTTTATCTTGAATAGAGCCAAGCATATCGCAGATAATGTCCAGTCGGGAACGTCGCTTTGCCATATTATTTGCCTCGCACCATCTGAATATAGTTATAGAGCAGAAGCAAGAACCCGAAGAGTTGCACCACTTCGCCGATAACATACATTTCAGGAGTAAGGAATAAGAGCCCAAAAAGCAGCTGACTCACAAGAAGAATGCCAAACGCGATGATTGGTGTTCGAACAGTAATCTTTTGTTTTTTCTGCTCCTTCATGTTGTTGTATAGTTGCCAGACAATCAATCCGAGCAATAACGCAGCAGTCAAGTGAAACGCAAAGTATTGAATGTTGCTAAAAATGGTGGTGATAAAAATAAGGAAGATAATAATTGGGATTGATTTCTGATCTTGGCATTTGCAAATAATGTAGTACAATCCAAATAAACCCACAAGCATGAGGAATCTGAACGCAAGTGTTCCAAAGATTTCAAAGTAATAATATTCATGGACATACTGCACGGTATAAGTAAACAGTTCTAATGTCTTTGTTCCCCATTCTTCATTATAAACAATAAGATTCGTCAGAATTTTAAAAAAGTAAGAAATGGAGATAAGGAAAAACGATGCGCTAAACCATTTGTAGCGGACTTCATCTGTTAATTTGTAGAATTTGTAGGCAGTTGCCGCTATTAAAAATGTTGCAAGCAGGGACACGACTTCAAAACCTGTGTCAATGTCTTTAAACCAGTCCGGTGTAATGCCCAGTTGATATCTCATCTTATTCTCGAAAAGGTCAATCTGGCTTTTTAAAACTTATGGAAGAACTTTCTCTATGTTTGTTGCAGAGGGTATTAATAAAGGGTTGGTCTAAAGGGTGCTATCAGAAACAAAGGTCAGCATCCCGCTGGATTTTGTGGAAGAGGTGATGATCATAAAAACTCGCATACACGCTGGAAAGGGTTTAGGCTCCCTTTCTTCTTTTTCTTTTTTGAAGTCATCGCATGGACACCAATTAACAGAAGATGAGCAAGAATTGCTTGCGCAGATTAATCCCAAAAAATTCTTTTCTTCACACACACCTCGAAGAAATTCGTGGCCAGCAAACCACTAAAGAACTGGGTCGAAAGACCCGGCTTCTTTTTTTATTATTTATCACTTAAAAGTAGAATTAACAAAAATGTTTATAAATAACCAGAGATT comes from Candidatus Woesearchaeota archaeon and encodes:
- a CDS encoding N-6 DNA methylase produces the protein MSNLLKEGNIIDYISGLEVKATPEEIEAVQVFSKQLIEDYGYKKEQIQTRPQFRVKSRPSDTKKEYPVDIVVFKNKNKNDDDAYIIIECKKKNRKDGRGQLEDYLRLSKASLGVWFNGEERLFLRKFEKDGKVIFEEIPNIPISGQRIEDIGKFKQRDLKPTHNLKAIFKSIRNHLAANTIGATRDEVLAQQLINLIFCKIYDEKFTAPNEIVRFRAGIDESPEIIEKRIIIIFKEVKINMPEVIDEDDKISLDRNSIIYVVGELQNYSLMNSERDVIADAFETFIGHALKGGQGQFFTPRNVVKMIVDILQPSETDRIIDPACGSGGFLIDALKYVWNKAEIKYKKLGWRETQIEKRKIEIATSNFRGIDKDYFLSKVAKAYMNLIGDGSTGIFCEDSLENPRNWKPESQMKIQLGTFDILLTNPPFGSKIPVVGEEKMKQFEVGYKWKFDDSSGRWSKTNSLKEQEEPQVLFIERALALLKDGGKMAMVLPSGILGNQQEEYLRQYLLDKGNLFAIVELPFETFSPNISINTSVLFIQKGKTNEKQNLFISINEYCGHNKKGKSVAEDDIHNVADFFNNKKSNENNFFINHSFLESSFVAKRYLKKYIDNLERVEKSKHPVVDFGDIILSVHNGANIEDSSIYVEKKQGIPYILVKSITKEGINFENLKYIKKSLITNKDVIKNTVEENNIVMTRAGNAGIAANIPPDLIGGVASGFLINIKIKKGIDPYYIVSFLNSEYGQMQLERISSGSILQSIRSSDLKKIKIILPSQEIQKVIGKKLKEATYAAASARKKIEEANIDITKLA
- a CDS encoding nucleotidyltransferase domain-containing protein produces the protein MRSKETEIIRYLLKNKEGCTINKIAQDIKKDYKTTHNIVKRLETEKIISIETFGKASKVTINNIVHPLIYQAEWERQQEMLKNKNIKTILAYYKRSIIPFYILLLFGSHAKETQTKHSDIDLFFIIPEEKMEKDILRTTSLIPLKIHANIFTEKQFKEMKNSREQTVGSEVIKKNIILYGIEAYYELMQ
- a CDS encoding winged helix-turn-helix domain-containing protein, translated to MVEKKKPLLNSKEREIIRMLHKEGGYMTAHEISAKTGLSYVTVKKYLKNLHDKGVILEGE
- a CDS encoding transposase; this translates as MKIQNDISNEESYYADFAVRMLKRYKPRVPLKQEFLSKYIPKTDLLLLEYKKPVYSQQWHEYNLAQTKEKLTVMALLDELLFFFPLLKQPMIKKRGRPAFSIRDGLYCIIMKLYECRSSRRVQSDIQLCKKAGYIESVPHFNTLLNLLKDQQITPILKELITLSALPLKIVESQFAADSTGFSTSCFERWYDIRIASDSMKRKFMKCHAMIGTTTKIITSIEITEGHYGDSPEFSKLVDKTSKHFDVWEVSADKAYSSRENLSIVDRIGAVPFIPFKSNANPKKKSVQIWRTMYEMFQTDYGRFYQSYHRRSNVETSFGMIKKKFGFHLLSRTKEAQINEILCKCLCHNLAVLVHESFELGIEIDFNKCANDYIAQEVTD
- a CDS encoding 2OG-Fe(II) oxygenase, which codes for MKPNPRIGALKGWVQEQHLSDEAIKKYTKEFQKNKPIQHILIKNFLQPRQIEYLIKALEKQEFETKDSDLFYVQQTKDLRNSTSFVFSSFYTMLNSNYLQKMLQEITGIPKLKNTVDLAALNFPQHGYLLPHDDYLDHRKIAYILYLSPTLTPKDGGALEFFAVDEENVPKKIVKSYPPQQNSLMLFKVTRQSFHQVNELLADKKRLTLGGWFHG